CACCCTGACGCGCGGGCGTTACCTGGGAGGCTTGGCCATCGACCCTTCGCTCCCGCCCACCCTCATCATCACCGCGGCCCCAGTCACCGGGCTGCCTTCCGAACTCTATGAGCGGGGCGTGAAGGTGATCGTTTCGGACATCAACAAAGCGGCGGCGTCCGGGCTCGATTCCTCCATCAAGTCCACCAACTACCTGGCCAACATCTTCGCCAAGGCCCAAGCCGATCGGCAACGCGCCTACGAGGCCATCCTCCTCGGCCCCAAGGGCGAGATCGCCGAACTCAGCACCTCCAACTTCTTCTGCGTCATCGGGGGCAAGGTCCTCACCCCGCCCCTGGAAACCGGCATCCTGCCGGGCATCACCCGCCAGATCCTCCTCCGCATCCTGAAGCGGGAACGCATCCCCCATGGCGAAGCCCGCTTGTTCCCCAAGGACGCGAAACGCATGCAGGAGGCTTTCCTCTCTTCGTCGGTGCGCGGCCTGGTCCCCATCACCCGCATCGACGATGCCACGGTCGGCGAAGGCCGTCCCGGCCCCATCTACCGGCGCGTGCGCGAAGCCTACGCGCGCGCTTGCGCGGCGGGCTGAAGCGCGCTACGCGGGAGCGGTATCGCATCCATGGACTCCGGGGCCTTATTCCAGCAAAAGCGACGCGGGCTCTACGTCGCCTACGATCACGCCTTGGATGCCGCGCCCTACGCTTCCTTCGCCCTGCATTTCGCATCCTTGTTCCGCCTGGAGCGGGACAATTCGCTGGCGCGCGAGCTGGGCGAGGAAGACGCCGAGGCGCATGTCCGCTGGTTGAGCGCGGGGCCCCTGGCCGATTGCCGCTACGCCTTGGTCCTGTGCGGATCGGCTACGCACCTGTCCGCCTTCGTGGATTGGGAAATCAAGGCCGCGCTGGATAGGCGTCTCGCCCTCATGGGGGTCATCCTGCCTTCCAACCCCGGCGGCTTCCGCGATCCTGTCCTGCCCGAAAGGCTGCGGATCAATTTCGACAGCGGCTACGCCATCGTGGCGCGTTCGGACGAGCTTCTCGACGGGCGCGTGGATTTGGGGTCGCGGCTCGCCTTCGCCTTGGACCGCCCCCTGGAAGCATTGGACAATCGCCTGCCCCTGCGCGCCCGCGACGGTTAAGAAGGAGGGCGCTGCCGCCCCTTCCGATACCTAATTTTCCCGATATGGAATGGCTCAAAGGCGAACTCGAGATCCGCACTCCCGGCCAAGGGCTGCATGCCATCACCGACAAGGTCGCGGCGCAGATCCAAGCCTGGAAGGTGCAGGAAGGCATGTGCCATCTTTACCTGCGGCATACCAGCGCTTCCCTGCTCATCAGCGAGAATTACGATCCCACCGCGCGACGCGATCTGGAGGAGTTCCTCCGCCGCCTGGCCCCGGAGGATCAGGATTGGCATGAGCATACCCTGGAGGGCCCGGACGATTCGCCTTCGCATATGCGTGCATTGCTAACCGGGACCAGCGAATCGATTCCCGTGGACGGAGGCCGCTTGAGCCTGGGGACCTGGCAAGGCATCTACCTGTGCGAACACCGCCGCGATCCGCACCGGCGCACCGTCCTGATCCGCTGCCTCAAAGCCGGTTAGAAATAACCATAAAAAAGTGTGCGGCCCCGGGGAGGGGCCGCGCGGCGGCCCGGGGTGGGCCTCGTTGGGTTGGGTTTGTGGGGGGTCAGTTGCCGGCCCGTGTCAGCATGACATCGGTATTCTTGCCGGCGAGTTCGCGTTGGGCCAGGACCTCCTTGTCGACGTCTTCATCGTCGGCGTCGTCGGAGACTTCGGCCCACAGCCCCAGGCCCGAGGCCCGGGCGTCTTGTTCCAATCGGGCCAGGCCCGTTTCTTCGGGATGATTCCGCTTATCCCACCAGGCCAGTCCGGCCTTCGTCAGTTCCGCGCCTAGATCCCGTCCGTCGGGCAAGATCACCTTGCCGATCAGGGTCCCGTCCGATTCAGCACCGGTGATTTCCACCGCGACGTCGCTCATGAACGCGTTCTCAGCCACGAAGCGGCGGGCCGCTTTGCCGGAACCATGCGTCTTGTCGGCGCAATCGATGCCTGCGATCTTCAAGACGGCCACCTTGCCGCCGGTAAGGATTTCGAGAGCGGCGCCGGACTTTATCCCGACGACTTTGGCCTTCAGGGTGGCGGCCGGAATAGCGGTAACGAGGCTGCAGAGGAGCATCAAGGCCTTCATCGTATCTTCCTTGGGTGCCGGAGCCGCGAGGCAACCGGGCGGGTTTACTTTACGTCTATCGGAGGTGGTTTTCGAAACCTTTACTCTTTCCTACCGTCCCATGAAGTCGCCCTTATCCCCCCAATCCTCGCAAATTCCCGTTGGATTATTATGGAATCGAGAGGGAATCGAGACAGGCTAGGGAACACGGCCGCAATGGCTTTGAATAATGGATGTCATTCATAGGAAATGAGGACGACGTCGGGTGATACCCGTCACAGGGTTTTACCTTCACCCGGTTTTGCGCGTCCCTAAAACTGGCCGGCGAAATCGCGGCGCTCGGCGTGCTTGCCTTCCAGCACTTCCCGTACCTTGGCGGCCAGGGTCTTGGGGGAAAAAGGCTTGGGCAAAAAGGCATCCCCGAATGTTCCGGCCCCATCCCTATCCGATAGCTCGCCGGGAAGGGAGGCCCGGCCACCCATTCCGCCCAATTGTTCTTCGCTGTACCCCGAAATGAACAAGACGTTCATCTCGGGCCGAAGCGGTTTGAGATGTTCCGCCAATTCCTTGCCGCTCATGTTGGCCATCACCATGTCGGTCAAGAGCAGGTGGATGGGTCCCTGGTGGCGCTGGCTGATGAGGATGGCTTCGCCGCCATGCCGGGCTTCCAACACGGCATAACCGTGCATGCGCAGGATCTCCCGCACCAGGGTCCGCACGGCTTCCTCATCTTCCACCAGTAGCACCGTCTCCACGCCCTTGAGGGACCCGCGCACGTGGCCGTCCCTTGCTGGTTCTTCGCGCGCCAGGCGAGGAAGGAAAACCTTAATGGTGGTTCCCCTGCCGATCTCGCTTTCCACCGCCAGGGTGCCGCCGCTCTGCTTCACGATCCCGTAAACCGCCGATAACCCCAGCCCTTGGCCGACGCCCTCCTTGGTGGTGTAGAAGGGCTCGAAGAGGTGGGCCTTCGCCTCTTCGTCCATGCCCGTTCCCGTATCCGAGATGGACAGCATCACGTAAGGGCCGGGTACCAGGAAAAGTTCCGCGCGGGCGGTGACCCCGTCCAGTT
The genomic region above belongs to Fibrobacterota bacterium and contains:
- a CDS encoding aminotransferase class IV encodes the protein MPITNRKKGRAPRAFAYVNGRVLPAEKAVVSVFDRGLVLGDGLFETVRAVKGRPQFFSLHFKRLAKSAKRLRIHLPLDAAKLEAVIHELCVKSRLDDATVRITLTRGRYLGGLAIDPSLPPTLIITAAPVTGLPSELYERGVKVIVSDINKAAASGLDSSIKSTNYLANIFAKAQADRQRAYEAILLGPKGEIAELSTSNFFCVIGGKVLTPPLETGILPGITRQILLRILKRERIPHGEARLFPKDAKRMQEAFLSSSVRGLVPITRIDDATVGEGRPGPIYRRVREAYARACAAG
- a CDS encoding TIR domain-containing protein; translation: MDSGALFQQKRRGLYVAYDHALDAAPYASFALHFASLFRLERDNSLARELGEEDAEAHVRWLSAGPLADCRYALVLCGSATHLSAFVDWEIKAALDRRLALMGVILPSNPGGFRDPVLPERLRINFDSGYAIVARSDELLDGRVDLGSRLAFALDRPLEALDNRLPLRARDG
- a CDS encoding YjbQ family protein — encoded protein: MEWLKGELEIRTPGQGLHAITDKVAAQIQAWKVQEGMCHLYLRHTSASLLISENYDPTARRDLEEFLRRLAPEDQDWHEHTLEGPDDSPSHMRALLTGTSESIPVDGGRLSLGTWQGIYLCEHRRDPHRRTVLIRCLKAG
- a CDS encoding thermonuclease family protein, yielding MKALMLLCSLVTAIPAATLKAKVVGIKSGAALEILTGGKVAVLKIAGIDCADKTHGSGKAARRFVAENAFMSDVAVEITGAESDGTLIGKVILPDGRDLGAELTKAGLAWWDKRNHPEETGLARLEQDARASGLGLWAEVSDDADDEDVDKEVLAQRELAGKNTDVMLTRAGN